A single region of the Syntrophotaleaceae bacterium genome encodes:
- a CDS encoding thiamine pyrophosphate-dependent enzyme translates to MPTTVQTVFQRPASLKEVSSHFCPGCQHGTIHRLVAEALDQLQLQDRTVGIASVGCSVLLYEYFDIDVIEAPHGRAPAVATGVKRAHPDSIVFTYQGDGDLAAIGTGEIIHAANRGENMTVIFVNNSTYGMTGGQMAPTTLPGQVTTTSPRGRDTGTEGHPIKMAELIAMLGGTTFSTRVAVDSNKNIVRAGKAIRKAFEIQVANRGFAFVEVLATCPTNWGLSPLDANERVAKEMMETFPLGVFRDLTDLSAETR, encoded by the coding sequence ATGCCCACTACCGTTCAAACCGTATTTCAGCGCCCCGCATCCCTGAAGGAGGTGTCCAGCCATTTCTGTCCCGGCTGCCAGCACGGCACCATCCATCGGCTGGTTGCCGAGGCCCTCGATCAGTTGCAGCTCCAGGATCGCACTGTCGGGATCGCTTCCGTCGGGTGCAGCGTGCTCCTGTACGAATATTTCGACATCGATGTCATCGAGGCTCCCCACGGCCGGGCACCTGCCGTGGCCACCGGGGTAAAAAGGGCTCATCCCGACAGCATTGTGTTCACCTATCAGGGGGACGGCGACCTTGCCGCCATCGGCACGGGGGAGATCATCCATGCCGCCAACCGGGGTGAGAACATGACCGTCATCTTCGTCAACAACAGCACCTACGGCATGACCGGAGGGCAGATGGCTCCCACGACCCTGCCCGGCCAGGTGACGACCACTTCTCCCCGCGGGCGCGATACGGGGACGGAGGGGCATCCGATCAAAATGGCCGAGTTGATCGCCATGCTGGGGGGCACGACCTTCTCGACCCGGGTTGCTGTCGATTCCAACAAAAATATTGTTCGCGCCGGCAAGGCCATCCGCAAAGCTTTCGAGATTCAGGTCGCCAACCGGGGGTTCGCTTTCGTCGAAGTGCTCGCCACTTGTCCGACCAACTGGGGTCTGTCACCCCTGGATGCAAACGAGCGGGTGGCCAAGGAGATGATGGAAACATTTCCCCTGGGCGTTTTCCGGGACCTGACCGATCTTTCGGCCGAGACCCGTTGA
- a CDS encoding SLBB domain-containing protein produces MRLTIGITLFVLLIALRGQLGAAEESDYRVGEGDVLQIMVYGNPDLTTTARVSGKGTILFPLIGEVGIDGLTISQVAQKVAGRLEKGYILNPQVSVFVQQFGSQKATIMGEVTTPGLYELSGVTTLMELISKAGGVTDDAGDTVTIRRKNPATPNKDEVMTISLTNLMEKNDGGPKPTIRGGDSVFVAKAGVIYVTGQVKNPAAYKLEPGTSVIKAVTMAGGFTELASQRRIQIIRKIQGQEKLMEKVPLHTLVEPDDVIVVPESFF; encoded by the coding sequence ATGAGACTGACAATCGGGATAACGTTATTTGTGCTGTTGATCGCCTTGAGGGGTCAGCTTGGGGCGGCGGAAGAATCCGATTACCGTGTAGGAGAAGGCGATGTCCTTCAGATCATGGTCTACGGCAACCCCGACCTGACAACCACGGCTCGAGTCAGCGGCAAGGGTACGATCCTCTTCCCCCTGATCGGAGAAGTGGGCATAGACGGACTGACGATCTCCCAGGTGGCGCAGAAAGTCGCTGGACGGTTGGAGAAGGGCTATATCCTGAACCCCCAGGTCTCGGTATTCGTCCAGCAGTTCGGCAGCCAAAAAGCCACCATTATGGGCGAGGTGACCACTCCCGGTCTGTATGAACTGAGCGGTGTCACCACACTCATGGAATTGATTTCCAAAGCCGGGGGTGTGACCGATGACGCCGGAGATACCGTGACCATCAGGCGCAAGAATCCCGCCACCCCAAACAAGGACGAAGTGATGACCATCAGTCTTACCAACCTCATGGAAAAGAACGATGGGGGACCGAAACCGACAATCAGGGGAGGAGACAGCGTTTTCGTTGCCAAAGCGGGCGTCATCTATGTCACAGGCCAGGTCAAAAATCCCGCCGCCTACAAACTTGAACCGGGGACGTCCGTTATCAAGGCTGTGACCATGGCGGGAGGATTTACCGAATTGGCCTCCCAGAGACGGATCCAGATTATCCGCAAGATTCAGGGACAGGAAAAGTTGATGGAAAAAGTTCCCCTGCATACCCTGGTCGAGCCTGATGACGTCATTGTCGTTCCCGAAAGCTTTTTTTGA
- a CDS encoding CpsB/CapC family capsule biosynthesis tyrosine phosphatase, with the protein MVDIHCHILPGVDDGPEELRHSLQMAEMAAADGIARIVATPHVKDDLLSPGFLSERIREFRENLRMIGSPLEMYLGADVSSALPPNIQARYTINRGPYFLLEFPHSHLPRNAEQIVFSILLAQLRPIITHPERNPSIIREPDLLFRLVEAGALVQVTAGSLTGLFGVDANHCTRYLLKKKMVHFIATDAHSPRHRRPVLSKAVEEAASIIGKPAALALVTANPKAVLEGRPLDE; encoded by the coding sequence ATGGTGGATATCCATTGCCACATCCTTCCCGGTGTTGACGACGGGCCAGAAGAACTGCGCCATTCGCTGCAAATGGCCGAAATGGCAGCAGCCGACGGAATTGCCCGGATCGTCGCTACTCCCCACGTCAAGGACGATCTTCTGTCTCCGGGATTTTTGTCCGAACGAATCCGGGAATTCAGAGAAAACTTGAGGATGATTGGCTCCCCGCTGGAGATGTACCTCGGGGCTGATGTCAGTTCGGCCCTGCCGCCGAACATACAGGCCCGGTACACCATAAACAGGGGTCCCTATTTTCTTCTGGAATTTCCCCACAGCCATCTGCCCCGCAACGCCGAGCAGATCGTTTTCAGCATCCTGCTGGCTCAGTTGCGGCCCATCATCACCCATCCTGAACGGAATCCGTCGATTATCCGTGAACCCGACCTGCTTTTCCGTCTTGTCGAAGCCGGGGCACTGGTGCAGGTCACCGCCGGGAGTCTGACCGGATTGTTTGGCGTGGACGCCAATCACTGCACCCGTTACCTGCTTAAAAAAAAGATGGTGCATTTCATCGCCACCGATGCCCATTCACCGAGACACCGCCGGCCGGTTCTGTCGAAGGCAGTCGAGGAAGCTGCTTCGATTATTGGTAAACCGGCTGCACTGGCCCTGGTTACAGCCAACCCCAAAGCCGTCCTGGAAGGGAGGCCGCTGGATGAATAG
- a CDS encoding outer membrane beta-barrel protein gives MKCRIALFCSCLFFFCQPVIAEELPATQVNDFETKAPQNPYLVPAMPYTESPFVQQSTGNVIGEFIGGKTGYIHPYVGLAEYYTDNLFNADSGREDDFYTRITPGIWVVLPASRYPLRQLSTLNTAPGGLALSRIRTRGKTRIEAYGGYQADIFEHSQFSSQDHVNQKAEGFFRYNFRGGLSMEVLNIYELNRDPYGTGDSDTLDKYWSNLVNAAVSYEISSKTRVEGEYSFFTLSYDRDRLEFRDRDDNSFVLRGYYRVLPKTAALVEYNYINIDYDEEEQLDSDEHRGYLGFEWDQSGKSRWRLMVGAGLKDFDGANGDDDVNLLTEIQFLHRFTPKTYAELRASRTTNETDSLDSDYTLVHRIQLKYYQRFTPRFIAALNTYYENTDYKGDSREDDRIGAGIDLKYTLTNWMALSGGYFFVTRDSDVDGSDYDKNTAYLSLIFSL, from the coding sequence ATGAAATGCCGAATTGCCCTGTTCTGCTCGTGTCTGTTTTTCTTCTGTCAACCCGTAATTGCCGAGGAGCTGCCCGCAACCCAGGTGAATGATTTTGAGACGAAGGCCCCCCAAAACCCCTATCTGGTACCGGCGATGCCTTACACCGAGAGCCCCTTCGTGCAGCAGTCCACCGGGAATGTTATCGGTGAATTTATCGGTGGTAAAACCGGCTACATCCATCCGTATGTAGGCCTCGCCGAATACTATACAGACAACCTTTTCAACGCGGACTCGGGCCGGGAAGATGATTTCTATACCCGAATCACGCCGGGGATCTGGGTGGTATTGCCGGCCAGCAGATATCCGCTTCGGCAATTGAGCACCCTCAACACTGCTCCCGGAGGATTGGCCCTGAGCCGGATCCGCACCAGAGGGAAAACCAGGATCGAGGCTTATGGCGGATATCAGGCGGATATCTTCGAGCACAGCCAGTTCTCCTCTCAGGATCATGTCAATCAGAAAGCGGAGGGTTTTTTCCGGTACAACTTCAGAGGCGGTTTGTCCATGGAGGTGCTCAACATATACGAACTGAACCGCGATCCCTACGGCACGGGGGACAGCGACACCCTGGACAAGTACTGGTCGAATCTGGTGAACGCCGCTGTCTCCTATGAAATAAGCTCCAAGACCAGAGTCGAGGGCGAATACAGCTTCTTTACCTTGAGCTATGATCGCGACAGGCTCGAGTTTCGTGATCGGGACGACAACAGCTTTGTCCTTCGGGGCTACTACCGCGTCCTGCCGAAAACAGCGGCCCTGGTGGAATACAACTATATCAACATCGATTACGACGAAGAGGAGCAGCTGGACAGCGATGAACATCGCGGCTACCTCGGTTTCGAGTGGGACCAGAGCGGCAAGTCGCGCTGGAGGCTTATGGTGGGCGCGGGGCTGAAGGATTTCGACGGGGCCAATGGGGATGATGACGTCAATCTGCTGACCGAAATCCAGTTTCTGCACCGATTCACTCCCAAGACCTATGCGGAGCTGCGGGCCAGCCGGACCACCAATGAAACGGATAGCCTGGATTCCGACTACACCCTGGTTCACAGAATCCAGCTGAAGTATTACCAGAGGTTTACACCCAGGTTTATCGCCGCACTCAATACCTATTACGAGAACACGGATTACAAGGGCGATAGTAGGGAGGATGACAGGATAGGAGCCGGTATTGACCTGAAGTACACCTTGACCAACTGGATGGCGCTGTCGGGTGGATATTTCTTCGTAACTCGCGATTCCGATGTTGACGGATCGGACTACGACAAAAACACCGCCTATCTCAGCCTGATTTTTTCTCTTTGA
- a CDS encoding 3-methyl-2-oxobutanoate dehydrogenase subunit VorB, whose amino-acid sequence MNQRLFVKGNEAVCMGAIEAGCRHYFGYPITPQNEIPEFMSREMPKVGGVFLQAESEVAAINMVLGAGGSGARVMTSSSGPGISLKAEGMSFIAGSEVPAVIVNMVRSGPGLGGIDASQADYFQAVKGAGHGGYRMVVLAPESVQELYDLTMLAFDLADRYRMPALILGDAMIGQMKEALVPHPYSPPADLPPKTWAASGKRGRKTGNTIKSLYLKDGELEAHNWHLHGKYDLLKQNEVRVESSGLEDADLIVTAFGCAARILKTAVFMAREKGLKVGLIRPITVFPFPEQAFRQATEGGKPVLCVELNNGQMVEDVRLSVDRAADVYFYGRPGGTGSLPTPEELFEQICRYCKD is encoded by the coding sequence TTGAACCAGCGTCTTTTTGTCAAGGGGAACGAAGCGGTCTGCATGGGAGCCATAGAGGCCGGCTGCCGCCATTATTTCGGATACCCCATTACGCCACAGAATGAGATCCCGGAGTTCATGTCCAGGGAAATGCCGAAAGTAGGAGGGGTGTTTCTCCAGGCCGAAAGCGAAGTTGCGGCGATCAATATGGTGCTGGGAGCCGGCGGATCAGGAGCCAGGGTCATGACCTCATCCTCCGGGCCCGGCATATCCCTGAAGGCCGAGGGGATGTCCTTTATCGCCGGCAGCGAGGTCCCGGCGGTGATCGTCAACATGGTCCGTTCCGGGCCGGGACTGGGAGGCATAGATGCTTCCCAGGCCGACTATTTTCAGGCGGTGAAGGGAGCGGGTCACGGCGGCTACCGCATGGTGGTTCTGGCCCCCGAATCCGTCCAGGAGCTCTACGACCTGACCATGCTGGCCTTTGATCTGGCGGATCGCTACCGGATGCCGGCCCTGATTCTCGGTGACGCCATGATCGGGCAGATGAAGGAAGCTCTGGTTCCCCATCCGTACAGCCCTCCGGCGGACCTGCCGCCCAAAACCTGGGCCGCGTCGGGGAAACGGGGTCGAAAAACCGGAAACACCATCAAATCCCTTTACCTCAAGGATGGGGAACTGGAAGCCCACAACTGGCACCTGCACGGCAAGTACGACCTTCTGAAACAGAACGAGGTGCGTGTGGAAAGCTCTGGCCTGGAGGACGCCGATCTGATCGTGACCGCTTTCGGCTGTGCCGCCCGGATTCTCAAGACCGCTGTGTTCATGGCGCGGGAAAAGGGTTTGAAGGTCGGCCTGATTCGCCCCATTACCGTCTTTCCCTTTCCCGAACAGGCGTTTCGCCAGGCGACGGAGGGCGGCAAACCGGTCCTGTGTGTGGAGTTGAACAACGGCCAGATGGTCGAAGACGTCAGGCTTTCCGTGGATCGCGCTGCTGACGTTTATTTCTACGGCCGGCCGGGCGGGACCGGAAGCCTGCCGACTCCCGAGGAACTTTTCGAACAGATCTGCAGATACTGCAAGGATTGA
- a CDS encoding ferredoxin family protein produces MKKIIIDEDFCKGCGLCVLACPFKLLTIGRKYNKHGYPLAQIEDEEQARCTSCAACARMCPDVAITVLKEKSERN; encoded by the coding sequence GTGAAAAAAATTATTATCGATGAGGATTTCTGCAAAGGATGCGGACTGTGCGTGTTGGCCTGCCCTTTCAAGCTGCTTACGATCGGCAGGAAGTACAACAAACACGGTTATCCTTTGGCCCAGATCGAGGATGAGGAACAGGCTCGATGCACCTCCTGTGCGGCCTGCGCCAGGATGTGCCCCGACGTGGCCATCACCGTGCTGAAGGAAAAATCGGAGCGCAACTAG
- a CDS encoding ATP-dependent 6-phosphofructokinase, which produces MSNHRGTIAILTGGGDVPGLNPAIRAVTFRALREGFRVIGIRRGWAGLVEMIPEQGADNGPYYKLLTEDIVNRAGRTGGTFIHTSRTRPSHLPDTALPYHLRDRYRDKVNDLTPEILKNLEYLGVDYLIPIGGDDTLSYAQRLHQEGVKIVAIPKTMDNDVPGTDYCIGFSTCVTRTIELTHTLRTTAGSHERLLVIEVFGRYAGFTAMLPTMAGAADRCVIPEYPFDIEQLTELLVSDRNAHPSKYAVVLISEGAHMLQDTDLSFEGIERDQYGHRKLGGIGDRVGNFLKEMSPRFNQGKRINVVNQRLGYLVRCGDPDAIDSIVPMAFGNMALDLILSKNTGRLVSLINGCYESVPLEVVATRKKVVDVDRYYNTERLRPKYETFRNRPLFIMTSEI; this is translated from the coding sequence ATGAGCAACCATCGGGGAACCATCGCCATCTTGACCGGAGGGGGAGACGTACCCGGACTGAACCCTGCGATTCGCGCGGTCACCTTTCGCGCCTTGAGGGAAGGTTTCAGGGTCATCGGAATCCGCCGGGGGTGGGCCGGCCTGGTGGAAATGATTCCCGAACAGGGTGCGGACAACGGTCCATACTACAAACTGCTGACCGAGGATATCGTCAACCGGGCCGGGCGCACGGGAGGAACCTTCATCCACACCTCGAGGACCCGACCGAGCCATCTGCCCGACACTGCCCTCCCCTATCATCTGCGCGACCGCTATCGTGACAAGGTGAATGATCTGACTCCCGAGATATTGAAAAACCTCGAATACCTTGGCGTCGATTATCTGATCCCCATCGGCGGCGACGACACCCTGAGTTACGCCCAGAGGCTGCATCAGGAGGGGGTGAAAATCGTTGCGATTCCCAAGACCATGGACAACGATGTGCCGGGAACGGACTACTGCATAGGCTTCAGCACCTGCGTCACCCGGACCATCGAACTGACCCACACACTGAGGACTACGGCCGGCTCCCATGAGCGACTGCTGGTCATCGAGGTCTTCGGCCGTTATGCGGGGTTCACGGCCATGTTGCCGACCATGGCGGGCGCGGCAGACCGCTGTGTCATTCCTGAATACCCTTTCGACATCGAACAGTTGACGGAACTGCTGGTGAGCGACAGGAACGCCCACCCCAGCAAATATGCGGTGGTCCTGATTTCCGAAGGGGCCCATATGCTGCAGGACACGGACCTGTCCTTCGAAGGGATCGAAAGGGATCAGTACGGCCATCGCAAACTGGGAGGCATCGGGGACAGGGTCGGCAATTTCCTCAAGGAAATGTCTCCCCGGTTTAATCAGGGAAAACGGATCAACGTGGTCAACCAGAGACTCGGATACCTGGTCCGCTGCGGAGATCCGGACGCCATCGACTCCATTGTTCCCATGGCCTTCGGTAACATGGCTCTCGATCTCATTTTGAGCAAAAACACCGGGCGCCTTGTCAGTCTCATCAACGGCTGCTACGAAAGCGTCCCCCTGGAAGTGGTCGCGACCCGCAAGAAGGTTGTCGACGTCGACCGGTATTACAATACCGAACGCCTTCGGCCCAAGTATGAAACCTTCAGGAACCGCCCCCTGTTCATCATGACCAGTGAAATCTGA
- a CDS encoding nucleoside-diphosphate sugar epimerase/dehydratase, with protein MSETVEARFWGKFIITYKSRRALIIIFHLVVVMFSLLLAFLLRFDLKIPPQYWPVIVEMLPFVVLIKLIVFRAMGMSVGWWRYVSIPDMLLILRANIAGSIGFILYAVFFRYMNSLPRSVIILDFLVCFMTMIGVRVLTRIAREQRGIRSKNYDDNRKSALVVGSGSVAQTIVREIRENPKLCKSVLGFIDRDRERKGWIFNGVPVLGTLGDLDKICSRNEIDLVIIAESSVSAKELREIVTFCKKKRIESKILPAIGDIISGQVSLQHCREVRLEDLLGRAPIRLDVKEINQYLHGKRVLVTGAAGSIGSEICRQVAQFGPDSLVLVENAETPLFHLENELRAQFPRLPMTPSLTDIRDLTRINQVFQEHRPQVVFHAAAYKHVPMSEINPFEVVKNNVFGTKKVVDASIEVGVEHFVLISTDKAVNPTNIMGATKRVAEIYVQRLPKNCRTKATTVRFGNVLGSHGSVIPIFRDQIQKGGPVTVTHPEITRFFMTIPEAVQLVLQAGCMGFGGEIFLLDMGEPVKIIRLAEEMIRLSGRRPYEDIEIAFTGLRPGEKLYEELLIEGEGVKPTSHEKIRILEAASTSGFVDQKSEELLQAIQTGNAEILIATLKALVPEFNTSNGSKFDVFKEVKEVGDRVNLVG; from the coding sequence ATGTCCGAAACAGTGGAAGCCCGATTTTGGGGAAAATTTATTATTACGTATAAATCCAGAAGGGCGCTCATCATCATTTTCCATTTGGTGGTGGTGATGTTTTCCCTCCTGCTCGCCTTTCTGCTCCGGTTCGATCTGAAAATACCTCCTCAGTACTGGCCCGTCATTGTGGAAATGCTTCCCTTTGTGGTTCTGATCAAACTGATCGTTTTCCGTGCCATGGGCATGTCCGTCGGCTGGTGGCGCTACGTTTCGATCCCGGACATGCTTCTGATCCTGCGGGCCAATATCGCAGGCTCCATCGGATTTATCCTTTATGCCGTTTTTTTTCGTTATATGAACAGTCTGCCGAGGTCGGTCATCATCCTGGACTTCCTGGTCTGTTTCATGACGATGATCGGGGTCCGGGTTCTGACCCGCATCGCCCGGGAACAGAGAGGAATACGCTCCAAAAACTATGATGACAACAGAAAAAGCGCTCTGGTGGTGGGATCGGGCAGCGTGGCTCAAACCATCGTCCGGGAAATCAGGGAGAATCCTAAGCTGTGCAAGTCCGTCCTGGGATTCATCGATCGGGATCGTGAAAGAAAAGGCTGGATTTTCAATGGAGTGCCTGTCCTTGGGACCCTCGGGGATCTGGATAAGATCTGCAGCCGGAATGAAATCGATCTGGTCATCATTGCCGAGTCCTCGGTTTCAGCCAAAGAGTTGCGGGAGATCGTCACCTTCTGCAAGAAAAAACGGATCGAGTCGAAAATATTGCCGGCGATCGGCGACATCATTTCCGGACAGGTGTCTCTTCAGCATTGCCGGGAGGTTCGCCTGGAAGATCTTCTGGGAAGAGCTCCGATTCGGCTCGATGTCAAGGAGATCAACCAGTATCTTCACGGGAAGCGGGTTTTGGTGACCGGTGCAGCCGGAAGCATCGGCAGCGAGATCTGTCGTCAGGTCGCCCAGTTTGGACCGGACTCCCTGGTTCTGGTGGAGAATGCCGAGACGCCCCTGTTTCATCTGGAGAACGAGCTGAGGGCGCAATTCCCAAGACTTCCCATGACCCCGAGCTTGACTGACATCCGCGACCTGACGCGCATCAACCAGGTCTTCCAGGAGCACCGGCCGCAGGTGGTATTTCATGCCGCCGCCTACAAGCACGTGCCCATGTCGGAAATCAATCCTTTTGAGGTGGTCAAGAACAATGTTTTCGGCACAAAAAAGGTGGTCGATGCCAGCATCGAGGTCGGTGTGGAACACTTCGTCCTTATTTCCACCGACAAGGCCGTGAATCCGACCAATATCATGGGTGCGACCAAACGGGTGGCTGAAATCTATGTCCAGCGCCTGCCAAAAAACTGCCGAACCAAAGCCACAACGGTTCGTTTCGGCAATGTGCTGGGAAGTCACGGCAGCGTCATTCCGATTTTCCGCGATCAGATTCAAAAAGGTGGCCCCGTCACCGTGACCCATCCGGAAATCACGCGCTTTTTCATGACAATCCCTGAAGCGGTGCAACTTGTTCTTCAGGCAGGGTGCATGGGGTTCGGGGGGGAAATATTCCTGCTGGACATGGGCGAGCCGGTGAAAATCATCCGCCTCGCCGAGGAAATGATCCGCCTGTCCGGACGGCGCCCCTATGAAGATATCGAAATCGCCTTCACCGGTTTGCGTCCGGGCGAAAAACTTTATGAGGAACTGCTTATCGAAGGGGAAGGAGTGAAGCCGACGAGCCATGAAAAAATCAGGATTCTGGAGGCAGCCAGCACCTCAGGTTTCGTGGATCAGAAAAGTGAAGAGTTGCTGCAGGCCATCCAGACCGGCAACGCGGAGATTCTGATCGCAACGCTTAAAGCCCTGGTTCCTGAATTCAACACCAGCAACGGTTCAAAGTTCGACGTTTTCAAAGAGGTCAAGGAGGTTGGCGACAGAGTCAATCTGGTGGGATGA
- a CDS encoding polysaccharide biosynthesis tyrosine autokinase, producing MDIKNQNLHLRDIFRILRKRRSVLVGFFVTFFSIVLLFTFTSTPYYEGSTKIMVEKAEGEDLTGGRYVSRATDPEFYGTQFQLIKSRAVARRVVQTLGLDKNPEAFFGKQAGRQSPLEIIVPKIKGMISGIVNLFSKEKTVDDKKQDELSPGEIIAAQISEKIQVRPVEGSRIVNISFLSPNPQLAALVANTTADAYIETILEMKLNSTRTRLEWMTQKAEAEAEKLQKSEQALQEYMKTNNLVTIEDRMTMTPEQLTEINLQLLRAEARRKELESLYGKVKSVGKNYGIAQNITAVASQPALQAIRAQIVETEKSLMELGNKYGPKHPIMVKAQGDLQLLERKRDQEIERIIESIKVEYELAEANERSLQEKLVNSKTEAIVLNEKFIQYGHLKRVVDTNRTLYDALLLKMKEQSITEENQPVNLWLVENAKVPRKPAKPWVAANLLIGLVVGALGGVAFVFFMEYLDNTIKDPEDVERAFGLPVIGVVQRWKKKSEDLENIVIKEPLSQLAESYRGIRTAIQLSFPDNPPKRILLSSAVQGEGKTTTAVNLAMITAQSNQRVLLIEGDLRRPRLHRIFKLNNAKGLSNYLAGEVDGPIMQKGPLPRMAIIPAGPIPPNPAELLVSSRMQTLLEAAARDFDFIICDAPPLLPVADTRILARLFDGVILICNAGKTTFDMAERSVKMVHDLRARLLGLVVNRHDIAKSGYYHQSYYDYYETPKSSPEVSKG from the coding sequence ATGGATATAAAAAACCAGAATCTTCATTTGCGGGACATATTCCGGATACTGAGAAAAAGACGAAGCGTCCTGGTCGGATTTTTCGTCACCTTCTTCTCCATTGTGCTCCTGTTCACCTTTACTTCCACCCCCTATTATGAGGGCAGCACCAAAATAATGGTGGAAAAGGCGGAGGGGGAGGATCTTACCGGAGGCAGATATGTCAGCAGGGCGACCGATCCGGAGTTTTACGGAACACAGTTTCAGTTGATCAAAAGCCGGGCTGTGGCGCGAAGGGTGGTCCAAACCCTGGGGCTGGACAAGAATCCCGAGGCTTTTTTCGGGAAGCAGGCTGGACGACAATCTCCCCTGGAAATCATTGTCCCGAAAATCAAGGGCATGATCAGCGGCATAGTCAATCTATTTTCCAAGGAAAAGACGGTTGACGACAAAAAGCAGGATGAACTTTCCCCCGGCGAAATAATCGCTGCCCAGATCAGTGAAAAAATCCAGGTGCGACCGGTTGAAGGGAGCCGGATTGTGAATATCTCCTTCCTTTCTCCGAATCCTCAACTGGCCGCCCTGGTGGCCAACACCACGGCCGATGCCTACATCGAAACCATCCTGGAGATGAAGCTGAATTCGACCCGCACCCGGCTTGAATGGATGACCCAGAAAGCCGAGGCGGAGGCCGAAAAACTTCAGAAATCCGAACAGGCTCTGCAGGAATACATGAAAACCAACAATCTGGTCACCATCGAAGACAGGATGACCATGACCCCGGAACAATTGACCGAAATCAATCTGCAACTGCTGCGGGCCGAGGCCCGCAGAAAGGAGCTTGAATCCCTGTACGGCAAGGTCAAGTCTGTGGGGAAGAATTACGGGATTGCCCAAAATATTACCGCCGTCGCCTCGCAACCGGCCTTGCAGGCCATTCGGGCCCAGATCGTGGAAACGGAAAAATCTCTCATGGAGCTGGGGAACAAGTACGGACCGAAACATCCGATCATGGTCAAGGCACAGGGCGATCTTCAGCTGCTGGAACGGAAACGGGACCAGGAAATCGAACGGATCATCGAATCGATCAAGGTCGAGTACGAACTGGCCGAAGCCAATGAGAGAAGCCTGCAGGAGAAACTGGTCAACAGCAAGACCGAGGCCATCGTTCTCAATGAAAAGTTCATTCAATACGGCCATCTAAAACGGGTGGTCGACACCAACCGCACCCTCTACGACGCCTTGCTTCTGAAAATGAAGGAGCAGAGCATTACCGAGGAAAACCAGCCGGTCAATCTCTGGCTGGTGGAAAACGCCAAGGTTCCCCGTAAACCGGCCAAGCCATGGGTGGCAGCCAACCTGCTGATCGGTCTTGTCGTCGGTGCTTTGGGAGGGGTGGCTTTTGTGTTTTTCATGGAGTACCTCGACAATACCATCAAGGACCCCGAAGACGTGGAAAGGGCTTTCGGCCTGCCTGTCATCGGTGTGGTTCAGCGGTGGAAGAAAAAATCCGAAGACCTGGAAAATATCGTCATCAAAGAACCCCTGTCCCAACTGGCGGAGAGCTACCGCGGGATTCGTACTGCCATCCAGCTCTCGTTTCCGGACAATCCACCCAAAAGAATTCTCTTGTCCAGCGCAGTGCAGGGTGAGGGGAAGACAACAACGGCTGTCAATCTGGCGATGATCACGGCCCAATCGAATCAGAGGGTTCTGCTGATCGAAGGCGACCTTCGGCGACCGCGGCTGCACCGCATATTCAAGCTCAACAACGCCAAAGGTCTCAGCAATTATCTGGCGGGAGAAGTGGATGGCCCCATCATGCAAAAAGGACCCTTGCCGCGGATGGCGATCATACCGGCCGGTCCGATTCCTCCCAATCCGGCCGAACTTCTGGTCTCTTCACGCATGCAGACACTGCTTGAAGCGGCCGCGCGGGATTTCGATTTCATAATCTGCGACGCCCCGCCGCTGCTGCCGGTTGCCGACACCCGTATTCTGGCCAGGCTTTTCGATGGGGTGATCCTCATCTGCAACGCCGGCAAGACAACCTTCGATATGGCGGAAAGATCGGTGAAGATGGTTCATGATCTGCGGGCCAGGCTGCTGGGGCTGGTGGTCAATCGGCACGACATCGCCAAGAGCGGCTATTATCACCAGAGCTATTATGACTATTACGAAACCCCGAAAAGCAGTCCGGAAGTCAGTAAAGGATAG